In the genome of Daucus carota subsp. sativus chromosome 9, DH1 v3.0, whole genome shotgun sequence, the window ACATAGACATTTATGCAGCATCCTTATTTAAGTTCTGGGAAATATCGCATTGAGGTTGTTTCATTTAGTTATCCAATTCTGGGAAACAAGGTTATAATTTTGAagttttttctttgaaaaatcTGTTTAGTAAGATTTTTGGCGAGTAATATTGTTGCTTGGCGCAGGAAACATTCCTGACACTTTGTGAGCTTCATGAGAAAGCGGGAGAGCCGGTTGATAAAAATGCAATATTTCTTCAGGCAGCAGGAGGGGttgacaagaaaaagagggtgtATGGAGTTGGTTCTTCGCAAAGTCTCTTCTATAGGTCAAAGACTATTCCTTGCAGTTCATCTTTTGCCGATGCAGAAAATCAAAAattgcaggaggagttaaaagTGATGAAGGAGAAAATGAAAGCAATGGAGAATCAAATAGCCAAAA includes:
- the LOC135149310 gene encoding uncharacterized protein LOC135149310, whose protein sequence is MMEALMKRVLVLKVLVFLNMRVQRNAAGLQLMGVYKTVIWVDKKSQQTYETFLTLCELHEKAGEPVDKNAIFLQAAGGVDKKKRVYGVGSSQSLFYRSKTIPCSSSFADAENQKLQEELKVMKEKMKAMENQIAKILEATSAAAQVTQSPTTPNTDLDSENGVE